The following are from one region of the Salvia splendens isolate huo1 chromosome 2, SspV2, whole genome shotgun sequence genome:
- the LOC121792192 gene encoding glucomannan 4-beta-mannosyltransferase 9-like, protein MERLSALPETFSGVHNDMAEQFQIIWGQIKAPLIVPLLNMAVFLCLAMSVMLFIERVYMAVVITLVKIFGRKADKRFKWESMKDDLELGNSSYPMVLVQIPMYNEREVYQLSIGAACGLSWPSDRIIVQVLDDSTDPTIKNMVEMECQRWASKGINIKYEIRDNRNGYKAGALKEGLKHSYVKQCDYVAIFDADFQPEPDFLWQTIPFLVHNPELALVQARWKFVNANECLMTRMQEMSLDYHFTVEQEVGSSTYSFFGFNGTAGVWRIAAIEEAGGWKDRTTVEDMDLAVRASLKGWKFLYLGSLEVKNELPSTFKAYRYQQHRWSCGPANLFRKMLSEIIRNKKVSLWKKVHVIYSFFFIRKIVAHIVTFVFYCVVLPATVLVPEVQIPKWGAVYIPSIITLLNAVGTPRSLHLLVFWILFENVMSLHRAKATLIGLLEAGRVNEWIVTEKLGDALKFKSALKAFKKPRFRIGDRIHLLELAIGCYLFFCGCYDIAFGKNHFFIYLFVQATAFFIMGFGYVGTFVPS, encoded by the exons ATGGAACGCCTCTCCGCTCTGCCGGAAACCTTCTCCGGCGTCCACAACGACATGGCGGAGCAATTCCAGATCATCTGGGGGCAGATCAAGGCCCCGCTAATCGTGCCGCTGCTGAACATGGCGGTGTTCCTCTGCTTGGCAATGTCAGTGATGCTGTTCATCGAGAGGGTTTACATGGCCGTCGTCATCACTCTCGTCAAAATCTTCGGCCGTAAAGCCGATAAGAGATTCAAATGGGAGTCGATGAAGGACGACTTGGAGCTCGGCAACTCCTCCTACCCCATGGTCCTCGTCCAAATCCCTATGTACAACGAAAGAGAG GTTTATCAGCTCTCGATCGGAGCTGCATGCGGCCTGTCCTGGCCGTCGGATCGAATCATAGTCCAAGTTCTCGATGATTCAACCGACCCCACCATCAAG AATATGGTGGAAATGGAGTGCCAGAGATGGGCGAGCAAAGGGATTAACATAAAGTACGAAATCCGCGACAACAGAAACGGATACAAAGCAGGAGCTCTTAAAGAAGGCCTCAAACATTCCTACGTTAAACAGTGCGATTACGTGGCAATATTCGACGCAGATTTCCAACCGGAGCCCGATTTCCTGTGGCAAACCATCCCGTTCCTCGTCCACAACCCCGAGCTCGCCCTCGTCCAAGCTCGCTGGAAATTCG TTAATGCCAATGAATGCTTGATGACGAGAATGCAAGAAATGTCGCTCGACTATCATTTCACGGTGGAGCAAGAAGTAGGCTCATCCACCTACTCTTTCTTTGGATTCAATG GAACTGCTGGTGTGTGGAGGATTGCTGCAATCGAGGAGGCGGGAGGATGGAAAGATCGTACAACGGTGGAGGATATGGACTTGGCCGTTCGTGCTAGTCTTAAAGGATGGAAATTCTTGTATCTTGGCTCTCTAGAG GTGAAAAATGAGTTGCCTAGCACGTTCAAGGCGTATAGATACCAACAACATCGTTGGTCGTGTGGCCCTGCAAATCTGTTCAGGAAAATGTTGTCTGAGATCATAAGAAACAAG AAAGTGTCATTGTGGAAGAAGGTTCATGTCATATACAGTTTCTTCTTCATAAGGAAGATAGTAGCCCATATAGTAACGTTCGTGTTCTACTGCGTCGTGCTACCTGCTACCGTGTTGGTACCGGAAGTTCAGATTCCAAAATGGGGTGCAGTTTACATTCCTTCCATCATCACCCTCCTCAACGCAGTTGGAACTCCAAG GTCACTCCATTTGCTTGTTTTCTGGATCCTCTTTGAGAACGTGATGTCACTGCACCGCGCCAAGGCCACCTTGATCGGGTTGCTTGAGGCAGGGAGAGTGAATGAGTGGATTGTCACTGAAAAACTTGGCGACGCACTTAAGTTCAAATCTGCACTCAAAGCATTCAAGAAACCTCGGTTTAGGATCGGAGATAG AATCCATTTGTTAGAGCTTGCTATTGGCTGCTACCTCTTCTTTTGCGGCTGCTATGACATTGCATTTGGGAAAAACCACTTCTTCATATACCTCTTTGTCCAGGCAACAGCCTTCTTCATCATGGGATTTGGCTATGTTGGCACCTTCGTCCCTTCTTGA